GTTGAGTGGTTGAAGCGTTTGCCCCCTCCCTAACCCTCCCCCACCTNAACACGTCGAACGGTTCGAGGCAGGCGTTGCAGGCGTGCAGCGCCTTGCAGGCGGTGGAGCCGAAGCGGCTGATCTGCCGGGTGTCCTGCGAGCCGCAGCGCGGGCAGGCGATCACCTCGTCCGGTGCCGTCAGGGCGCGCTTGCCGGAGTGCGGCGGTGGGACGATGCCGACCTCGGCCAGCTTTTCCCGGCCGGTGTCGCTGATCCAGTCGGTCGTCCAGGGCGGGGCGATCACCACCGAGACGCGGGCGTCGAGGTGGGCACGGGCCAGCGCGGTTTCCGCCTCCAGCACGATGACGTTGGTGGCGGGACAGCCGGAATAGGTCGGCGTCAGCGCCACCGCCAGCCGGCCGTCCGCATCGGCGGACACCGCGCGGACGATGCCGAGATCGACGATGCTCAGCACCGGAATCTCCGGATCCATCACCCCGGCCAGCGCGTCCCAGGCGGCTTTCACGACCGCATCGGCGCCCGGCTCCGGTCCCCAGCAGCCCGCTACATCCGGCATGGCATCCTCACCAGTTCGCGTCGGGATAGGCGCGCGGCAGGAACTGCATCTCGGCCAGCAGATAGCCGAGATGCTCGCTGTGCTCGCCGCGGCGGCCGCCCTTCTGCATCCAGCCGTCGGCCGGGCGGTCGAGGGTGGCCTCCTCAAGCACCGCTTCGACGCGGGCGGCCCAAGCGGCCTTCAGCCCGGCCGGGTCGGGGACGATGCCGGCGGCGACCAGAGCCTGTTCGGCCTCGTCGCGTTCGAACATCTCGCCGGTGTAGGGCCAGAGGCGACCCAGCGCGTCGGCCACCTTGGCGTGGCTGACGTCGGTGCCGTCGCCCAGCCGCACCAGCCAGTCGCCGCTGTGGCGGACATGGTAGCTCACCTCCTTCACCGCCTTGGCGGCGATGCCGGCCAGCGTGGCGTCCTTGGAGGCGCAGAGCCGCTCATACAGCTCCACCGCCCAGGCATCATGCAGGAACTGGCGGACGATGGTGTGGCCGAAGTCGCGGTTGGGCTGCTCGACCAGCAGATGGTTGCGGTAGTCGAAGACGTCGCGGCGGTAGGCGAGGCGGTCCTCGTCGCGGCCCTTGCCCTCCAACTCGCCGGCATAGGTCAGCAGCATGCGGGCATGGCCGACGAGGTCGAGCGCGACGTTGGTCAGCGCGATGTCCTCTTCCAGCTCCGGCGCATGGCCGCACCATTCCGACAGCCGGTGCCCCAGCA
This genomic stretch from Azospirillum humicireducens harbors:
- the paaC gene encoding 1,2-phenylacetyl-CoA epoxidase subunit PaaC, with amino-acid sequence MSTDLLKEALFAYTLRLGDSSLVLGHRLSEWCGHAPELEEDIALTNVALDLVGHARMLLTYAGELEGKGRDEDRLAYRRDVFDYRNHLLVEQPNRDFGHTIVRQFLHDAWAVELYERLCASKDATLAGIAAKAVKEVSYHVRHSGDWLVRLGDGTDVSHAKVADALGRLWPYTGEMFERDEAEQALVAAGIVPDPAGLKAAWAARVEAVLEEATLDRPADGWMQKGGRRGEHSEHLGYLLAEMQFLPRAYPDANW